The following proteins come from a genomic window of Companilactobacillus pabuli:
- a CDS encoding UbiX family flavin prenyltransferase, whose translation MARKKKIVIGITGASGTIYAIDLMKKLSQIENVETHVVMSAWAKKNLQLETDMSLADIKQLADYFYSDSDLGATIASGSFLTDGMVIVPASMKTVASIAVGIGDNLISRAADVTLKEQRKLIIVPRETPLNTIHLENMTKLSKMGVQMIPPIPAFYNHPQTIQDLVDHQTMKELDALRIENDSDGRWEGI comes from the coding sequence ATGGCACGTAAGAAAAAAATTGTCATCGGAATTACTGGTGCTTCAGGTACGATTTACGCAATTGATTTGATGAAGAAATTAAGTCAAATTGAAAACGTAGAAACACACGTCGTCATGAGTGCTTGGGCTAAAAAGAATTTGCAACTAGAAACTGATATGTCTCTAGCAGATATTAAGCAGTTAGCAGATTATTTTTACAGTGATAGTGACTTAGGAGCAACGATTGCCAGTGGTTCATTTTTGACTGATGGGATGGTAATCGTACCTGCTAGTATGAAGACTGTTGCCAGTATTGCCGTTGGTATCGGTGATAATTTAATTTCTCGTGCCGCTGACGTCACCTTAAAAGAACAACGTAAATTAATTATTGTTCCCAGAGAAACGCCATTAAATACGATCCATTTGGAAAATATGACTAAATTATCTAAAATGGGCGTACAAATGATTCCTCCTATTCCAGCTTTTTATAATCATCCACAAACCATTCAAGATTTAGTTGATCATCAGACAATGAAAGAATTAGATGCTTTAAGAATTGAAAATGATTCCGACGGTCGTTGGGAGGGGATTTAA